A window of Borrelia sp. A-FGy1 contains these coding sequences:
- the secF gene encoding protein translocase subunit SecF produces the protein MQRVFNFLKYGNRVLVVSFFVIFLGFIFTFMYRDGYNWGVDFSSGVSINFVIDKPNIKDDEVKKILSSVYKTFELNEIISNNNDRSHFSIIVKLDVTDYVFKKGIQNTLIEKLETEYKAHVEILDSYFIDSSFSSALRKKSIFLVCLTFTLVLVYVTIRFRLSYAVASIFATVHDILFVIAFLGTFRIEINSSIIVSILTIIGYSLNDTIIIFDRIRENSKKLIGISFLNVLNISIKQTFSRTILTSITTFMAVLSIYIFTEGSVKDFSLIFMVGVVVGTYSSIFIASPILLSLYKNIK, from the coding sequence ATGCAAAGAGTATTTAATTTTTTAAAATATGGAAATAGGGTTTTAGTAGTTAGTTTTTTTGTGATTTTTTTGGGCTTTATTTTTACTTTTATGTATCGTGATGGATATAATTGGGGGGTAGATTTTTCTTCAGGAGTTAGTATTAATTTTGTTATAGATAAACCGAATATTAAAGATGATGAAGTTAAGAAAATATTATCTTCAGTTTATAAAACATTTGAATTAAATGAAATTATTTCTAATAATAATGATAGGAGTCATTTTTCTATTATAGTTAAGCTTGATGTTACTGATTATGTTTTTAAAAAAGGAATACAAAACACTTTAATTGAGAAGTTAGAAACAGAATATAAAGCTCATGTTGAAATACTTGATTCTTATTTTATTGATTCAAGTTTTTCATCTGCTTTAAGGAAAAAATCAATTTTTTTGGTTTGTCTAACATTTACACTTGTTTTAGTTTATGTTACGATAAGATTTAGGTTGAGTTATGCTGTTGCATCAATATTTGCAACAGTACATGATATATTATTTGTGATTGCTTTTTTGGGTACATTTAGGATAGAGATAAACAGTTCAATAATTGTTTCAATATTAACTATTATTGGATATTCATTAAATGATACTATAATTATTTTTGACAGAATTAGAGAAAATTCTAAGAAACTTATTGGTATTTCATTTTTAAATGTTTTAAACATCAGTATTAAGCAAACTTTTTCAAGAACCATTTTAACATCTATCACCACTTTCATGGCTGTTCTATCTATTTATATTTTTACTGAGGGTTCTGTAAAGGATTTTTCTTTAATATTTATGGTAGGTGTTGTTGTTGGTACTTATTCTTCAATTTTTATAGCATCTCCTATTCTTTTAAGTCTTTATAAAAATATTAAATAA